The Alistipes megaguti sequence CACCCGAAACCAATACATGAATATGAACATGCGCGGCAGACATATCCTCAAAAATGCGCAGCGAGGTCCCATTCGGGCCTTGCAGACCGTGCATGTACATTGGTTCAGCGGCTTTATCTGAGCGGCGGAGACAGTAAGCGGCGGAGACCTGCTCCGTCCGTTCCGGAGCATTCTGCACTCCGGATTCGATTCATCCTACATATTTAATCATTTCGCCTCGCGGGTCTACGCCTCGCCGTGATCGTGATGGTTGTGCGTATCTGCGGGCATAAACGACGATTTCACCCATGTTTCGAATTCTGTTTCTCCTCTTCGCAGGAATCGGGGTCGGTTATCTGTTGCGCCGACGCCCGCTCGTTCATAAAACCGAAATCGGGGTACAGGCGACCATCGCTACCCTGCTCTTCGTCTTCGGCTGCTCGATCGGATCAAACCATGAGCTGATCCACAGCCTCGGCCAATACGGCGGACAGGCCCTGCTGATCGCCGCACTGGCTACGGCCGGAAGCCTTGTGGCCGGATGGGCCGCTCAGCGTTTCATCTTTGGGAAAGGAGGTCGCCGATGAAAGCCAATCTGTTGATCTTCGGATGCTTTGCGGCAGGAAT is a genomic window containing:
- a CDS encoding LysO family transporter; its protein translation is MFRILFLLFAGIGVGYLLRRRPLVHKTEIGVQATIATLLFVFGCSIGSNHELIHSLGQYGGQALLIAALATAGSLVAGWAAQRFIFGKGGRR